AAAAACGTGCCATGTGCAATGTAGATGATGTGAGTGCTTGTACACAACAGCCACTGAGCTGGTAACGACAGCATGTCTGTCAGAGATAATTACCAAATCAGGATCATCTGGAATCAGTTCATACAATTTCTGCAAAAACCAAGTCCATGACATTTCATTCTCTGAGTCAACAACATCCCATGCAATGGGGTATTGATGTAAATCTCCATCTTGGGTTGTTGCAAGAAGCAAAACACCTCTATATTTTCTCTTCAAAAAAGTCTCATCAATTGCTATAACTTTTCGCATCCTACGAAACATAGATATGCATACCCCATAAGCTAGGAACATGTATTTAAATCTTCCACTAGAGTAAGTCTCCAAATGAGTTATAGTATCTTTGTTCACTTGCTTAACAACAAATAAATAAGCTGGCAAAGTTCTGTAACTCTCTTCTGGATCTCCCCTCAAATGATTAAGAGCAAGTTGCTTGCCCTTCCAAGCTTTGTAGTAGCTAAGACCAAGCCCTTTATTTTGCATCATCGTCATTATTGTTATTGGCGCGGGGGTGATTTGTTGCCCTCTAAAATTTTCTAGCAATACATCTGCAACTACAATAGAACTTGCTTGTCGGTGCCTTAGTCTTCTGTCAGAAAGGTCACATGTGTGTATGttacaataaatttgaaattcaaactgaGTTGAATTAGCCTTTCGTTTTGCTCGCACTCTCCAACTGCATTTTTCTGTAATACATCCCACCACATAAAGTGTCTTTGTCGACCTTTCAACATTTATTTC
The sequence above is a segment of the Primulina tabacum isolate GXHZ01 chromosome 6, ASM2559414v2, whole genome shotgun sequence genome. Coding sequences within it:
- the LOC142550026 gene encoding uncharacterized protein LOC142550026, which codes for MTMMQNKGLGLSYYKAWKGKQLALNHLRGDPEESYRTLPAYLFVVKQVNKDTITHLETYSSGRFKYMFLAYGVCISMFRRMRKVIAIDETFLKRKYRGVLLLATTQDGDLHQYPIAWDVVDSENEMSWTWFLQKLYELIPDDPDLVIISDRHAVVTSSVAVVYKHSHHLHCTWHVFQNIGTHYGKKGVGLSCSCKMSDFNMLYEKLKNQYPSVASYLEKSSSPNKWSRSFCRGNRYDIMPTNGAELINYRLSEER